The genomic DNA AACACCCCTCCTATAACTTCATTCAAGATGTGCAATAAAAACGGTGTATAACCGTTCATAAAAGTATGTTTCGGTGATACCAAGTATTTTACTATAGGTAGCAACTCATGATCTGGAAAGTAACAAGGTGAAGCAATTCTCCTTATACTTAGGGACAGGCAAACAGTCAAGTTAAGGCTACAAAAACAAGCCATTATCCCTATATGGTTATACACAGTCAATGCCGATTATAGTTCTCCCAAATCAGCTTCAGGTGTGTGGTGATCAAATATTAGTTCTCCATATACGCAATGTAATTCACATGCAATGAGTAACCATCAATGAGGCAAAAGAAAAAACTTCTAACTAAAGACTCAGCAGAGGCGACTTTCAGGTATCAAAATCATACTAGCTACAGACCCCTAACAAAAACTGTTTTAATGTAGGACAACAAACCACATAGGATAATGAGGAAGAGTTGAGTGTAGTAATGATTAGATAATGTATGTGCTTTATATAACAGTCTAGTAAAAAACACGAGTTGGCGCACACCCAAAAATGTTTGCAGAGGTGCTGACTGACACCCTGAAGAAAGCACTGAGTGCTGAAATGTTGGTTGTACCCAAATTGTTGGGAGCATATTGAGTGTACGAAATTCTTTCTTTTTACATGCTTCATATAACAAAACACTTGGTCTATCAAAACAGAATTTACAGAAATAATTCAATGTAACAAAAAGCTGATCAAGATTCAGCTTCAATCCTTGGCTTTGAGGTGGGGAGTATAACTGTATGGCTCACAAGACATGTCAGTTACTGGCATTGGCTGGTGGACACATCACTGGGTTAGGGTCATGTCCAAAAGATTAAAAACTAGGCCTATTTCATTATGTTGCTGATCTAAAATGTGCAAGAAAGTCCATCTGGGTTCCATTGATCTTCAGTAGTGCTTTTCCTGCAAGTAATCTTTCATCTTGTTTGGCAAAGGCAATTTCTGGATAAGGTCAATCCGTGTGTACTGACGGATGACAAACCGACAGAGGTACTGCATGGAACGCACCTGCATAAACCTTGAGATAGGGTTTGTCAGTCTGACAGGATACGTGGCAGTCCCTGGTGTACGAGATCGTGAATAGCAGAAGGCTCCACTCTCAGAATCTCTGATGGAATGTTCAATGAGTTCCACTATTGATATGTGACCCTCCACATCTGGCTGTTCGTAGAAACTGAAACTGCCATTGGAGTGTTCGATCCTGGTGTGGAGGGTCTTACCCTGTGAACGAAAGCTCAAGCTCAAAAGATAACGATCATCTGAGCTGTCTCGCACCAAGAATGACCCATCTGGTAGGCTAGCAAGTTTTTCCTCAGCTTCCCAACGCGTTATAGGACCCCAGTACCAACCCTGCTTGGCCAGTTTCTTTAGCTCTACTGTAAGGCTGGTTACAATCATGGGCCCGCTGTGCTGAACAGCATCATAAACCCTGCCAACGCCAGGGGCTGAATTGGGGTCAAAGTTGAGATGGTGCATTACTCTCTCTGCACCATGCGAATGAGAAGAACCACCATATACTTGGAAACTCCTTCGGATGTGACTGCCAGGTAGCTGAGGTagcaaaggggagagaggagaatctATTCTAGAGTCTGGAATAAAGACACCTGCAGATTCATAGAGCAGTCTATTCACTGATGGGTCCATGAATATGTCTGGTGACATCAGCTCCTCCTGGTCAATGGGGTCTTCCGCTGCATGAGGAGGGAAGCCCTCGGGCTGAGGCACCTCATCTATTGGAGAGGAATTATCCAAGCCTTTTTCAAGGTCATCATCTAAAGGCATTGCATAGTGAATATAGTTCTGAGGTGATAGTCCAATAATCGCAGGCACATTTTCAACATCAATATCTAGATGCAAATCACAATTCTGAGGCTCAGTGCTCTCAGATGAATCCTGAAAAAGCCTATCCATCTGGGGGTcagggaatactttctgaatgccatAAAGAGATGGGCTGGGGTCTGATGagtggatcatagctttcactttcCCATCCATTCTAAGGCATGTTTCCTCAGAATTCGCTGCCCTGAGGGCCCATGGCGTGGGGCTATAATGGTGACTACTAGATCTTAGATGGTGCTGTGATTTTACATCGTTAAAGAAAATGGGTGCTGAGGAGCACGAGAATGTGTCATCTTCACAGGTTACGGATGTGGAACTTTCTTTTATTTTACTTTTCTGTTTTGCCGAAAGCCTCCTTTTCAGTGATCCCATAAGACTCTCactttttgagctgttcttacggCCTTTCTTCTCCTCGTGATCAAAATCGTTACAAACAAGTTCTTTGCTGTAACATTTTCCAAACATTGAATCTGTTGAAAAGTTGGTATCTGAATTTGGCTGTGGTAcaacatcctctccctcctctttgcCTTTTAGGTTGAATGACTTTCGTATTGTTTTCAGACTAATTTTCTTCATTTTGGAAGTCCCTCAGACATGTGGGGATCTCATAGATGTGTGGATGGCCACAAAGGTTGTCCTTCAAAAGCAGTCATccctgaagaagaaaaaaatcccaTTAATTTATTCCACATCAAGACAAGACAAAGAATACCGCAGTCTTATCGATCATGGCTAGCTACCTTTCTACAGTAGCCTGTTTTTCCAACTGCTGGCGATATCTATGAAGAAGCCCAACACTACAGATACATCCTGCTGCTAGTACAAGTGTTtggatgctagctagctagctaaggtggccacccaagaaacaaagagggctagctggctagcttctttCATACTTCGATTAACTTTTGATATTACCTGTCATCCTCTGTTAAAAACGGTTTTCCCAGTAAACTGTCAAGATCGATGCATTTTGAGTTCGCTGGGAAATCAAAGCACTTGGCTTGGTTTTGACAGCTAACGTTACTGCCTAACGACGTTAGCTAGCTTCGGACAGGCTGCTAGCCAGGCATACAGCTAGCTAACTGGCTTTAGAGATCCCACACGATACAATGTAGAAAAAGCAATACAAACTATGTCTAACAGGTTAGGAAGCTAGCTAAATAACGTTATATCTATTTTTTTGAATGTTCCTTGCAGAACTGCTGTAGCTAATAAGTTGCACATTTGTAGCTATACTTAGCTAatgctagctatctagctagaaCTTTTCAGTCTCCCTTCCTGTCGTTGTCCTTTGTTTACATGACTATTGCATTGTGGGAAAAGAGGTAAGGAATTCCCCAGATCTGAACGCATTGATAATCACTTCAATTTACATGTTCATTTTCATATTTAGCCCACACAATACATTTGGTTTCACATATTTGATATAAATCAGCACAAAACCTTTCCAAAATAAAACCCTAACCTTTGTTTTAGAATTAGATTCcaagggtgtattcattctgtcaATTCTGTTGCAAAACCTGCATTTGTCAATACTCTGTTTGCTTCCATTTCCGTATTGATGGTAACCGGTTTCCGTAATGAATACGCCCCCGAGGTGTATTCATTAGTAGGATTTGCAAAACGTTTTGTAAAGGAAACCGTTTCCCGGTAACTCTAGGAACCTAATGGAAGCAAACAGAGAAAATGGAACGAAACgaggagggacctacctgaaacTCTCGTTTTCATTGAAAATGTTTTTCGTTTGGAGTAAACGGTTTTATTGTAAAATTATTGTAACAGTACTTAGCCTATATAGGACATTTGGGCAAAAGACCTAAACAGGCATGGTATTTAATTTTTATATTGATCCTGCATGTTAGTTTCCTACTTTATGTCCTTCCATGCCGTGGAAGTCCACTGCTTCATGTCTCATAGGTCTAGGTTTGAATGTTTGCTTAGTAATGGAGGATACATAGATTATTAATGTTCTACAGAACTGTTGCTTTTGGAAAGCATGAAATAAAAAAGAAAACACAGCAATTCCACTCCCATATCCACAAGAGCTCCCAAATGAACTTCTCAGACAATGACAGCACTGTCCATAAAAATGGCTTCAGGCACTGCTTTGTGCACTGTATGGTCCCGAAAGTAAAACATGTTTGTTTTAATTGGAAAGGATGTAAAAGATGCCCAATGCGTATTTCGTTGAGAAACTATGTTATGCTCTAGAAATTATCTTTACCCTTAAAATTACAGAACAGATTGAGGCAGACATTGCTTTCATGCTTTTGAGGAGAATTAGTTTTTTTCAATATCATCTAACTTTATACTGAGTCACGAGGCAAGTGGTGGTGCAGCCAGATGGGAAAAGAGCATGAGTAATTTGTGTGGTCACTGGGTCAAAACTCAAAGCCCTGACAAGTCATTCTTTAACACAGACATGCACCATGGCGGCTGTATAATGGGAGCAGACAGCATACGCGGCAATAAGGTTAATTAGACTGCAATGAAGCTCAGTATGAGAGAGCTCCCAATGACTCAAATCACAAGctgttccaatctctccaaatTAAGTATGTCCCAGCATCTCTGAGTGAGGTGAATGACAGATCACAAATTAACACTGATTGTTCATGTGAACCCTCATTCTGTTCACTTTGGGGGCAGTTTAACTAAGATCTTGATCACTGAGGAACATGGTTAACTTCTTGAACTTGTAAGAATAATAGACAAAAAGTTGTTGGATATAATGAGCTGTAAATTAATAAGAATTGGCcaggttcccctctctctctctctctctctctctctctccctctctctctctctctctctctctctctctctctctctctctctctctctcccctctctctctctctctctcattatttccATTTCTCCACCTTGATCATTTTGTGCACTTTGAGCTTGAGGGTAGGTGTTAAAAGTAACTCATGTCAGCAGAATGAGTTTgatctcttctcatctcttcctctcccagtcCTAGTCGGTTTGTTTGTTCTTTTGACCCCTCACGTTTCTGTATCTGCTTCCTCTCCAATATTGTTCTGACCCCCCAGGCCTGGCGTGCCACCCACTGCTGGGGAAAGGCATCCTGGGAAAGTGGGATGCTGCCACCAAGAGGTGCAATGGCATCTCCGCTAAAGTATAAAATATTAAAGTAATTCAAGAAATGTAACTGTGTAGAACCCCCAGAATGTAGCTGAGTACATTTAGCTATTTCTTTACTTTCTTTGATTAGCTATGATTATTATGAATTGTGGTTTGATCAGAACGAGACGACACTTGAGATATTCCATAGGGACCTTTCTCTGTGCCCTGTATGTTCCCCTAATGGTACATGAGTATACATACATTACATTATCTTCAGTGCTTTGACAGAACTTTTATCCTGCAGAGGGCATCATTGTCATTGTTCGTTTGCACATACCTCTAGACATAATAAGTGTACAGTCCCACTGGGCAAAACtagttgaatcaatgttgtttccacgtcataaaaaaaaaaaaatcaacgtgaaaactgattggatttgaaaaaagtcatcaacgtaagggaatttcttcaaacttttaacctaaatccaatgatatGATCAAATtctttgttgatttcacattaaagttgacaactcaaccaaataaataaaaactagatgttgaacgtCTGTGCCCAGTTAGGTGACTCTAAGTAACGGAAGTAAAGTACATAAACTCAGGTCTATTTTCTAGCCTGGTTCCTTATGTAGGCGGAAATCGTAATAAAAAACAGGTGAGGGCTGGAGCTGGCAATTGGTGCTGGTTGTTGGCACCATTCTTTTATGGCTTGGCAGCTGCATGTTGATCCTGCACCCCCATTTCATCAAGACAAAAAGCTACTATTTTATACTCCTTATACTCCACGATTCTAGAATGGTTTATGTGTGAATGGTGAAAAAGAGGAGAAATCAAAACCTTCCTGTAAACAGAAAAAGGTCAGAGATGACGTGGGGAGTGAGGCCCAGCCCCTTGGTGACTATATTCTTAAGTGTGTAAATTCTATTTGTAGCCTTGCTTGTTGTTTACAGTCTGCACTCCAAACCCAAGAAACTAAATAAATATGGAGGCTTGGACGAATTCTTATGTCACTACAGAGGTTATTTTGAGTCTCTACTGTGCAGTGAAAATGCAAGTGGGTGATATATTGTGTAGATTAActtttatatacactaccgttcaaaagtttggggtcacttagaaatgtccttgcttttgaaagaaaagcacattttctggcCATTaacataacatcaaattgatcagaaatacagtgtcgacattgttaatgttgtaaaagtCACTTCGCtcccacacactgactcggtaccggtgcccctgtctctaaccagaatagaaagaggagtgggaggccccgtgCTCAACTgtgcaagaggacaagtataatagtgtctagtttgagaaacagacgcctcacaagtcctcaactggcagcttcattaaatagtacccgcaaaacaccagtatcacgtcaacagcgaagaggcgactccaggatgctagaccccaaacttttgaacggttgtgTATTTCATACTGAAGGGCACAGTATCTACAATTACTTTCAATTGCATTCACAATGCAGGTCTCCAGTCAGAAAGCATATTGTGTTTGTCAAAAGAAGTAAAGAGTAAACCAGTTGCCCCATAGAGGGGCTAACTGATGCAAAGCtgaatgtttcttttttttaaattttacctttatttaaccaggcaagtcagttaaggctgtcattcttattttcaatgacagcctgggaatagtgggttaactgcctgttcaggggcagaacgacagatgtcagctcgggggtttgaactcacaaccttccggttactagtccaacgctctagccactaggctacgctgccgctgaATGTTTTGTAAGACAAGTGACTAATTAATGATTATTAGTATAATGAAAGTGGAGGCTTCacagaggaggaaaaggaggaccatccttctcagtgaatttttcattttttttaaatagtgaaCGATTAAAAAAGTTATtattttttagataaaactatactaaatatattcaccaaataattgattgaaatacactgttttgcaatgaagttctacagtagcctcaatagCACTCTGTACGGTAGCACCATGGTGTTGCCGGAAgacagctagtttccgtcctcctctgggtacattgacttcaatacaaaacctaggaggctcatggttctcacccccttccatagatttACAcggtaattatgacaacttccggaggacatcctccaacctatcagagctcttgcagcatgaataAACATGTTCACCCAATCAAagaatcagagaatgaatctagtactgaaagcatgtactatagctagctagcactgcagtgcataacatgtgaTGAGTTGTTGacttaaagagagagaaagacaatagttgaacagttttgaacaaatacatttcttaaaAAATTTAGAagaagcaagagaaagagagagagctagctatatttcattatatttcactttcacttagctaGCATATGCCGCTAACTAacttagcctactcaaacaccaggctcaaacagagagggttGCTATGTTAGCtcgctggctatggctatccaacactggaactcttccaagtcaatgtaagcttttggttttatagATGTAATGCCACTGAGGCTGCCGGTGTAAccgctaaactgcttgctgactgtagactgtactgtatgattgtagcaggttttcTAACATGTTAGTTTTGGTAGCTATGTTGTCTAAGacattagctaatatggtgaaaACGATGTAGGCTTTGTGTAGCAGTTAGCGGTTATGATATAGTTTGCCTTCGAAAcgtttttttgcctggtcacagacagctgatgtgttgttcacaagtgaagggaaaggtgagaggaggagagcgcatatATGCAAGAAGGAATTTATACAAGAAGCAAaattatcatgctgtttgtatgtgatgatgtgaaagtgaactgtgtttgagtGTGGTcaagggtgtattcattccacagATTCTGTTGACAAATGTTTCTTAGACAAAAGCAAACGGAGATGAACATAccagaatttgtccaatagaaactctcatttgcaactgttagACTAATGATTGCCAACTAGAACAGCCAGATGCAGGCAGGAGTATGCAAGGTGGTATtgcatgtgtcactgtctgtcaccttgattactctaaTTTATATCTCAACCTGTGCACCTTTCATTCATAGGCtgggttgtagcaacctcatgatgggtatagggacaattagagtatcatgtagtagcctaaacctatcactgttacattgaactgggtgaatgcaatatgaatgacagtcatacaatatgctgtaatagaaatagggccatgctcataaaaaaaaaaaagttctccctcatcttaaacgtcaCGACCACCACTGGTGAACACTTATCCTGCAGTGTGCTGCATGGGGGGTAGCCTAATAACGGATGTTACAAAAACAGATTTCATGAATTTCATAAATATTAAGATGAAAATAGTCTCATCATTTATGTGTACTCTGCTCAAGGCAGCGACAGGAGGGCACCAATAAAGTGTGCCAAGACGTTAGACAACTATTCTGGGATTTACGGAAAAAGTTTCATAGGGTTCTTTAGGGACAAACAGTAGGGGCATGAAAAGAGTCCATAAAGAGTTGACTGGTTCTACTATTGCAGTACGAGACTGTGGGGAATATTGCACTGGCAGTGGAAGTCTGTGTGTGGGATACCAACaaatagggagagaaagagagaggcttgCCATCATCAcaactgggtgggtgggtgtgtgtggaggaggaaGGGTGATGAGGTCAGAGCAGGAGGGTGCACATGTTTGATCCACCATGTAGAGATGCAGGAGAACCTTATTCTAACTCTGAAATGCTCATGTTGTGAATACAAACTTGCGTTTTAAATGGAAATTGAGAATAGTTTGTTGTTGCATTTCCTACTTCAGAATATGCACCCTATGGGTTGTAAACTCTATAGGCTACATGTTCTGAAGTGCAGTGTTGGGGTCAGAATTGAATTGAGTGGGAAATTGCTCTTTGATTCCAATTCAATACTTCCAATTTCAATTCTGTGTCACAGGACACAGAATTTGAAATCATTTCCAGACTACTGTAATTCTTAAAAATAAATTGGGGGGGAATTCCGTGACATGTATCCTATCTATTGCATGTGAGAGTGAATTTAAATTATCGCTGTTATAAATAACACATTATCATTATAAAACCAGCAATGCAAATATAATTACTCTCTTCCAACTAAACACAGCTGGCAACTATGTTACCATAATAATGGTTAACTCTCTCAGGGAGTACAGGAATGAGGCACTAACCACCACAACGCTTATTTTTCTGGAGTTAGTGATTGTTGccccatatacagtacattatatatGTCCACCCAGAAGTCAACCTCAGGAGCAAGCTATAAAGCATGAGAATGATTGTACAAGTCATATTTAGAAACCACTCACCTCTACACACCAGCTAATGTTTCTCTAGCGGTTAGCTGCCTTGACATTTCAAACATACTTCAAAACTCATATAATTACTGActatattttacatacagtagTTGTACTGTACAATAAACCAACATCCACAATCAAAACTATTTTAAAAGTACTCACACTCTAACTAGTAACATAAATGATGTCATTAGAGGCTCAGGAGTAAATTGGATCAAGTGAGATAATTCTATCAAAATATAAAGTATCATGATTGCACAGAACCCaatgggcaaaaactggttgaatcaatgttgtttccacaacatttcaacaaaaaaactcaatgtgatgatgttgaatcaacgtgCAAAAATGATTGGATTTGCTAAAAGTCATACATTTTTTTCCCACCAAATGTTTTACCTAAATCCAATGGCATGgtcaatttttgttgttgttgatttcacgttgaattcacgttagttgacaactcaaccaaatgtaaatcaaaactagacgtttaactgatgtctgtgcccagtgggaacactgttcactgtactgtactgcactgtactacagtGTGTCAAATTTAGGAGGGTTATACTATAACAACATTCATTTGATGGAGCTGATTTCTACTCACAGCAACCACAGACATTGGACAAGCATTAACAAGTACTGGAAGACATTCATCAAATACATGATAAACACATAATATTCTCCAACTTTTTTGAttgattattattttatttagtaTCAGGTATACTATTAGCAGTCGCTACAGTTCAAATGAAAGGAAACAAATCTAATTTCACCAAACAGCACCTCTGAGATGGTGATGTATTGATC from Oncorhynchus keta strain PuntledgeMale-10-30-2019 chromosome 23, Oket_V2, whole genome shotgun sequence includes the following:
- the LOC118402066 gene encoding suppressor of cytokine signaling 6-like, which gives rise to MKKISLKTIRKSFNLKGKEEGEDVVPQPNSDTNFSTDSMFGKCYSKELVCNDFDHEEKKGRKNSSKSESLMGSLKRRLSAKQKSKIKESSTSVTCEDDTFSCSSAPIFFNDVKSQHHLRSSSHHYSPTPWALRAANSEETCLRMDGKVKAMIHSSDPSPSLYGIQKVFPDPQMDRLFQDSSESTEPQNCDLHLDIDVENVPAIIGLSPQNYIHYAMPLDDDLEKGLDNSSPIDEVPQPEGFPPHAAEDPIDQEELMSPDIFMDPSVNRLLYESAGVFIPDSRIDSPLSPLLPQLPGSHIRRSFQVYGGSSHSHGAERVMHHLNFDPNSAPGVGRVYDAVQHSGPMIVTSLTVELKKLAKQGWYWGPITRWEAEEKLASLPDGSFLVRDSSDDRYLLSLSFRSQGKTLHTRIEHSNGSFSFYEQPDVEGHISIVELIEHSIRDSESGAFCYSRSRTPGTATYPVRLTNPISRFMQVRSMQYLCRFVIRQYTRIDLIQKLPLPNKMKDYLQEKHY